The genomic region GAGGTTCTTATTAACATAGCTGAAAGTAAGTAAGAAACGGAGCAGAAATCAGCTTTCCTTTATTTTATGTCTGGTTCTGAAAATTTTATTTGAATACAGATAAAAAAATTTGTAACAAATATTCGCCTTTTCACTCTTGAATATAGCTTAATAGGTGAGATTAATGTTTATACCCTAACAGTTAGTCAATTCTAACTCCTTAAAGCTGAACTCAAAACCCCGGTACTGATACTTCCGGGGTTTTTTTATGTACATGGGTTTCTGCTAAAAATAGACTCGATAGAGTAAACTTACATTAATTCCCGGCTCCGGGCGTAAATCTTTAATGCGGGAAAGATGGTTGTAATATTCTTGATTCAGAATATTGTTCACGTTCAAAGAGAAGGTATGCAACAGTTTTCCGCCTTCCATCCGGTATTGTGCAAAAGCATCTAAGAGCGTATAACTGTCGGTGGGAGTTTCAAATTCGCCGGTTCGATTTTGTTCAGCGGCCATTCGTACTCTCGTGCCGAGCTCCAGTCCGTCTTTGGTATATTTAAAGGAGACTTTGCCCTTGAGTGGAGGAATTTGAGGTAAAGGCCGGGTATCACTGTTGTAACCTGTGGTATCTTGCTCTGCTTGGGGAACATCGCGTTCAGCTAAAGTATAGCTGGCGGATGCATCCAGTACGAAGTTCCTGAACAGTTGCAATTCTCCGGAAAGTTCAGCTCCGTATAATACAGCTTCAGCCCCTACAAACTGATAGTCGTTAAGGTCCGGCCGGCGGTTATTTGGCCTACCGGTATCCTGTGCATATAGGTAATTACTGAATCCATTATGGAAAATAGCTACTTCCGCATTGGCTCTGTCTGACTGGTATCGTACAAAAAGTTCTTTAGCTAATCCGCGTTCAGGATCAAGTTCAGGGTTTCCAATTTCATAAGAATAAGAAGCCAGGTGTGGGCCTTCGGAATACAGTTCTTCAAGAGACGGTGCGCGGAAAGAATGCAAAAGGCTTGTTCCTAACGAAATCCTTCGGTTTATGGAATAAATGACTGCAACCGAACTGGACAGGGCCGGAAAGGTGCGTTCTCTTATGTTTCCGATTCGTGAATCCGGTTCTTCTTCATCAGGTTTGTTAAGCACCCAATCAAACCGGAGTCCGCCTTCTAAATGCAAGCCGCCGAAGTCGGCTTCTTCAATAATGTATGCGCCAAATTTATAGCTGTTAGCATCCGGTGTCCCGGCTCCAATTATAGCATAATCTTCAATTTCACCCCAAAAACCAAAGGACCCTTTATCCAGGATACCCAGCGAGTTATGCTTGGCTTTGAGGTCGGCATTAGTGGTAACCAGCCCGAATTGAGTACCAAGGGCTCCGCTCGATTCTATTTCACGGTGCGTATAGTTCTTTATAGAAAAATCTCCCTCAATTACCTTGAGGAAATCGCTTCGGAGTACAATTTCTGATTTTATGTCATATTGAAATTTCTCCATTTCAATGTCCACTCCATTGGGGTGGCCCTGTGGATCCGGTGGAATTCCATAATTATTGAAATAGGTACTGAACGCGCCGCCTATATATCCCCAGTCCCGAATCCAGCTTATTCCTGCCGCATTGTTGGTTGAATTGTAATAAGTGTTATCAATTCCACCCAGCGGGGTAGATATATCATGAGCTGTTCTGCCATTTAAGTTGAGGCTTAAGGCAAAATTCTTATAGGGTATGGTTGCATCCAAAGCGGCTGAACCGCCTTTGCTTACAGATTCTCCATTCAGCGTAAAATTACCGGTGGTACGGGCAGGTAGGCTGGTTTCAATTTGATTACGGACTACATTAATTACCCCTCCAATGGCGTTTGCCCCATATGCCAGTGCCTGGGGACCCCGGGCAATTTCCACTTCCTGAGCTGAAATAGGATCAATAGTGACTGCATGATCAGCAGACTGGGCAGAGACATCCCCGGAACGAACGCCGTCTTGTAAAATAAGTACACGCTCATCACCCAATCCCCGAATCACAGGCCTTCCCGGTGCGCTTCCCATCTTTCGTTCATCAAAACCGGCAAGGTTGGAAAGGGTTTGTGAAAGGGTGTTACCTAAATTTCTGCGTAAATCGGAACCGAATACTTTTTTGGAAGCGTGCTCAAGGTTAGATCCTTTTAGGTCTTCTCCCTGGCCTACCACTTCCACTGATTGGGAACCAAGTACCGTGGGGCTCAGCTGGATATTAACAACTTCATCCGCTTCTTTAATGGCAATTTCTTTGGTTTGAGTGCGATATCCGATTCGATGAATGGAAAGGGTGAAATTTCCGGCAGGCACATTCTTTATCTGATAACGGCCGTTTGCATCTGCTACCGAGGTACGATTCAGTTCCTCAATATGTACATATGCAAAGGATATCGGTTCTCCGGTTTCGGAGTCCGTAACAGTTCCTGATAATAAATAACTATCTTCGGCAAAAGCATTCCCCGAAGAGAACGCTCCTGCCAAAAACAGTATGGAAAGGATTAAGTATTTCAATTATTGAGCCGCTGCTACATTAATTGGAAAATACTGAGTTGTGAAATCTGAGTGTCCGCTGTGCATTAGCTTTAACCGTAGGTTTGTAGTTCCTTCTGCTTCTGCATGAATGTGGAAACTCCATTTCCCATCTTCAGTATGCTGTTCAAAATTTGCTATACCTTGAGTATCGAATTCATGGCCCAGGCTGTTTTCTGCTTCTTCCGGTTGAAATTCATTACCATCGTGATCAAGGAAAAATATGGTGACAAGATCTGTTTCCTGTCCGGCTGTAAGTTGGAACTCTCCGGTAACTGATTGGTCAGGTAGTTGCTCAACAATAATTTGCCCGTTCATTTTTAGTACAAACCCTTCGGGCTCAGAATGTTCTTCTTCATTACCTGAAGTAGAGTTGGAGCATGCCACAGTAATAGAAATTAGGAGTACAAGGGTAAATAAGAACTTAATCGTGGATAATATTTTAAAATTTTTCATGACTTATAATCTATATTAACTTATTGGTAAATTTGATTTTATAAAATGTAATTCTGACTGAAATACCCAATGTTAAAGTAGCAGAATGGGTAAAACGAAAGAGACAGAATGCTGTAATTTTTTACTAACACTCAGTATCAACTAAGGTTAAGTAAGTAATTAAGCCATGACAGGAGGGGCGCGGCCTAAAAGCGGTACAAATGGTTGAGTGGACAAATAGAGAGGCTGAAGATCAACAGCAATGATATCCTGAAATTTTAACAATCCGTCAAAGGAAGGCTGAGTTTCGCCACCGGTTACGGCAACAATACCCGAAACAGGACATAATAGATCATTTTCTGTAATATGCTGTTCTTCAGCGTGATGTAAACATTCGAGGCCGGCACTGTGATAGTGCAGCATAGACAACATAGTGCCAACCAATGCTGTAGCTAAAAATAATACAGATATGTAATTTCTGATCTTATTCAAGTAATTGCGGTTAATTTGACCTCATCATTTATAATAAACCAAGTATCGTTAATAATCAGTTCATTATTGTATTATTGTTATAAATTATTACACAATTTTAAAAATTGGTAGCAAAAATGGCTGAATTTCTTGAGATTACAAAAGAATGGTTTTTCACCTTGGGAGCAGACTATGGGGTAAATCCAGTGATATTTGGCACTATCTATGTAGGGGCGATTCCCTTTTTTACACTTAGTTTAGTTTGGGTGGTAAAAAATTACCGTTATAAGAAATCTTTGGTTTTGCCATCACTATGCAGCGTATTCTTTTTTATTTCAGCCTACCTGTATTTGATTATTGTGGGTGAAAATGTGCCTTGGTGGGTTTATGGGATAGTAACTCTGTTAATTATTTATGGAGCATATTCCACAATTTTGAAAGTGAAATCAAAAATACAAGAAGAGATAAAGCAATAAATTGTTACTAAGGCGTGGTTTTTGTTAAGACATCACTGTAGTATAAAAATTAATGTAAGTAGGGTAGACTATAGCGTTAAAAGCTATTTAAAATAAGCGATATATATACTTGTTTTTTCATACTTGGATTTAAGTTCAAAGCAAAAGAAAGAGAGAATTTGGCTATTAAAGTTAACTGAAAGTTTGAATTTGCATTGATAGAGATTCATATAAAAGCGCTTTTCCGGGCTACACAAATAATTCACATTAATTTGACATACTAAAACCGTTCGGTTCTCAATTTTAACAATAGTGAGAGGTATTGATATGGGTCTTCCAGACAAATTCGTTTATAAATTCGGCAAATTAACTACTGACGGAAACAGGGGTATGAAGCCTATTTTAGGTGGAAAGGGAGCTAATCTTGCAGAAATGAGCACCATTGGGATACCGGTACCTCCGGGGTTTACCATTTCAACTGAAGCCTGTAAACAGACTATTGACAATCAAATGGAATGGCCTGAGAAGCTTTTTGATCAGGTTGTGGAAGGGGTGAAACATATTGAATCAGAAATGGGATTGAAGCTTGGTGATGAAAAAAATCCGCTTCTAATTTCTGTTCGTTCCGGGGCTGCGGTTTCTATGCCGGGCATGATGGATACGATTTTGAACTTGGGTATCAATGATAACGTGGTGGAAGCCATTATCAGGAAAACAAACAACGAACGCTTTGCATACGACAGTTATCGGCGCTTTATAGATATGTTTGGTAATGTAGTAATGGGCGTGGGTCATGACCATTTTGAAGAAGCTATTGAAAATCTGAAAAAAGAAGTAGGGGTAGAACTGGATGTGGAACTGACGGCAGCACATCTTCGGGAACTCACTGATCGATATAAGGCTATCTATCGAAAAGTAACAGGCCACATGTTTCCGGATGATCCCATGGAGCAGCTGAGATTTGCAGTTAATGCTGTATTTAATTCCTGGAACAGTGCCCGGGCTATCAAATATCGGCAAATAAGCAATATTCACGGGTTGATTGGGACTGCGGTGAATGTTCAGGCTATGGTGTTTGGGAACATGGGGGAAAGCAGCGGAACCGGTGTTTGCTTTACGCGAAATCCGTCCACCGGAGAGTCCAAATTGTATGGTGAGTTTTTGACTAATGCTCAGGGAGAAGATGTTGTAGCTGGAATTCGAACCCCCAGCCATATTGATGAACTGGAGCAAAAAAGCCCTGATATCTATAAAGAACTGTTAAGTTATACGCGTCAGTTGGAAGCACATTACAAGAATATGCAGGATATCGAGTTTACTATACAGGATGAAAATCTATACATCCTTCAAACACGAAATGGTAAGCGTACGGGAACTGCTGCTGTTAAAATTGCCGTAGATTTAGTGCTTGAAGGCGTGCTTTCCCAGAAAGATGCTATCCGCGACCTTGTAGATCCCGAACATATCGAACAGCTGCTGCACCCTCAGTTTAAGGAAGATGCTTTAGGAGAGAATAAAGTAATAGGCACAGGATTGCCGGCATCACCGGGAGCAGCTGTCGGTAAAGTTGTATTTGATTCAAAATTAGCTGAAGACTCAGAAGATCCGGTAATCTTGGTTCGAATTGAAACCAGTCCGGAAGATGTGGGCGGAATGTCTTCGGCTGAAGGTATTCTGACTTCACGCGGAGGGATGACAAGTCATGCCGCAGTAGTAGCCCGCGGATGGGGAAAACCTTGTGTAGCCGGGTGCAGCGATATTGTGATTAACTATAAAACCAAATCTTTTACCAATGGTAAGATAACGGTGAAAGAAGGAGACTGGATTTCATTAAATGGCAGTACCGGAGATGTAATTCTGGGACAAAAAGAACTCACTGAACCGGAATTCGGGGACGAGTACCGTACTTTCATGGATTGGGTTGGAACCGTGGAAGAAATGAAAGTCAGAACGAATGCTGAAACTCCTGAGGACGCGCAACTTGCTCGTTCTTACGGCGCCAAGGGCATAGGGTTGGCTCGCACCGAGCATATGTTCTTTAAGCCCGGACGGGTCAATTTTATGCGCAGAATGATTATTGCCAATTCAAAGAAAGAACGTATAGAAGCCCTTAATAACCTGCTTCCGTTTCAAAAACAGGATTTCATTGAAATTTTCGAAGCTATGGAAGGCCTTCCGGTCACTATTCGGTTACTGGATCCTCCGCTTCATGAATTCCTTCCTCAGGAAAAGGAAGAAATAGCGAAAGTTGCTGACGAGTTGGGAGTCAGTTTTGAAATTCTTATGAACAAGGTGAATCAACTGAAAGAGTTTAACCCGATGCTTGGGCACAGAGGATGTCGCTTAGGCATTACGTATCCTGAAATTACAGAGATGCAGACCCGGGCTATTATCGAAGCTGCTATAGAACTTGTTAAAGCAGGGAAAAAAGTATTCCCTGAAATCATGATCCCACTGGTGGGCAGTATTGAAGAATTCAGACATCAGCGGGAAGTAGTAGATCGAGTGGCTAAGGAAATTCTGTCAAAAGTCGATGAGAATGTAGATTACCTGGTTGGCACCATGATTGAAATTCCTCGCGCGGCTATATTGGCAGATCAAATAGCAGAAGAAGCTGACTTCTTTTCTTTTGGAACCAATGACCTGACTCAACTTACCTATGGATTTAGCCGTGATGATGCTGTCAAATTTTTACCAATTTACATTGCGAAGGGAATGTTGAAACAAGATCCGTTCCAGGTGCTGGATGAAGAAGGCGTAGGTCAATTTGTGCAAGCCGGAACACGGTTAGGACGAATGACCAATCCTGACCTGAAAGTTGGTATTTGTGGAGAACACGGTGGTGATCCAAGCAGCATCAATTTTGCCTACGAAACCGGGTTGAATTATGTGTCTTGTTCCCCATTCAGAGTACCGGTTGCTCATCTGGCTTCAGCCCAGGCCGTGCTCCGTAAAAAAAATATCGAAGAGAAACCGGATGAAGAACTGGTAAGACCCTTCGATCATTAATTGTTTTCTAAACGTACATCAATTAAAAGAAAAGGCGAGACCGTTAAAAGTCTCGCTTTTTTTATAGCTGTCAATGCATAGGGCAATGATTATTGTCCCTGAGTTTCTTCCTGCATTTTTTCCATCATCATTTGCTGTACGCGTTGCTGCAGTTCCTGATCTCGTTGCAGCGCCATATTGATTTCCATAAAACGATCCATTTCCATGCCTTCGGCTTCGACCGCTTCGGCCATTTTGTCTTCTACATCTTGTTGTATAAGCTCAATTTGTTCGGATGCCGCATCAAATTTTTCAAGATCATCGGAGCTTACATCCAGTTCTTCATCAGATTGATCATTAAACCGGGCTTCGGCGATAACATTATAAGTTTCTACATCCAATCCTTCTTCCTCAACAATGGCAAGCATCTCTTGCTGAGACCCCATTTGAATTTCCTGGGCTACCATAGATACTTCCGTGAACTGCTCTAATTCTTCATCGGAAACTTCAATTTCCGGAGCCGGTTGATTGGGCTCAAATTGTTGCTGAGCCTGTTGGTCATCCGTATTTTGTCCCGGTTCCTGAGCTTCCTGATCAGAACTACAAGCCAACATGGTAAGTGCAATCGTTATTGATAAAATATATTTAAGCATTGTATTTTTTTGCTTTATGATTTATTGAATACCATGTTAACGATTGATGGGGAGAGGTGTTCCTGATTTTTTGTTTTTTTAAATGCTTTAACTTCATCGAGGTAATCAATAGAAATGTAGTATTACTTAGTAATGATTTTGATTCAGCCTGATGCAGTGAGGTTCATGTATGCCGTGAGTAATTAGTCTCTGACTTCTATCTTCTCATAGCCAATCATCGTAAGGAAAAAAAGAATTGTCATAAGGCCATGGTTGGTTATTTCGGCGGCCCGGCCTGTATCTCTTCCAACTTACTCATAGCCCGGTCTTTCAGGTTATTAAATTGATCCTCAGGAATATGTCCGGCAGTAAATTGATGGTAAAGCCACACAATGTAGGTGGCCATTACATCTTCGTAGCAATAATGTTCAATAAGGTCGAGCTCGCCACGCCGGAACATGGCTAATACTTCATTTCCTTCCCCGGTTTGCTTGAATGGAATACCGATAAGCTGGCCTAAATGCTTTAGCTTGGGCCATGAACTTGCGCCATAATTACTGAATTCATCCACCAGATCAATATTATGGCGGCTATAGCGGTAGCGTATGTCATAATCGTGCATGCGCAGCGGCATTTGAAGTCCGTGTTTCATAGCTCGATAAGTAAGTACGGGGATATCAAAACCTTTGCCATTGTGGTGGATCAGTCCAAAATCCTTATAAGTGCCAATAGCATCAAAAACCTGCTTAAGGCCTTCCTTTTCATCTTCTCCACTCCAGGCCACTTTCTGCTTGGGGCCGCCTGTATTTTCGATCCACAATCCTACCCAGGAGACCATACGATGATACATGGGAGGAAGGAAGCCGGACGCATTTCTGGCAAGTTCCTCGCTTGCTTTTTCCAGCAGTAATTCTTCATCGGAATCCTGATCGGCCAATACGCGACGAATAAATTCAAAATCCGGAACAGTCTCTACATCAAAAATGAAAAACATAATATTAGGTGCAAGGTTTTAGGTTCAAGGTGCAAGTTTTTAGGCTCAAGAAACTACTTGAACCTTGTGCCTTTCTTTTTGCACCTTTTTTTACAGTTCCCCGACAATGGACTGTTGGAACAACTCCTCAATATCGGTTTTGGAATCGTAATGTGCCAATAAAAACATGAGCTTTGTAAGAGCAGCTTCCAGCGTCATATCGTTGCCGCTGATGGCGCCGTGTTTGAGAGCGGCACGTCCGGCTGTGTACTGGGTCAGGTCAACAGAGTCGAAATCAGCTTGTGAAACAATAGCAACGGTTACATCATGGTCACGACATTTATCCAAAAAGGGAAGCAGACTGTTTTTCCCTTTAATACAGAAGTTTCCGCTTCCAAAAGCACGAATGATAACAGCGCGGATTTTTTTCAGATTCAAACCTTCCAGCAATTCGGGATTTAAATTGGGATGGGCAGTAAGTACAAAAACTTCATCCGAAAACTTTGCTGCATTTTTAAAATCCCCTGATCCGAACTCTGCTGAAACACGCGTTTCAATCTGAATACCGATATCAGCCAATGGAGAGAAGTTGGGCGACCCGAAAGCATCAAAATCTCCTATGCTCATTTTTGTAGCACGATTTCCGCGATACAATGCATCGTTGAAACAAATGCCCACTTCTTTGAAAGGCATGGTTGCCAGTTCAATAGCATTCACCAAATTACGCCGGGCATCACTGCGGATACTGCTCATTGGTAATTGACTCCCGGTAAATATTACCGGCTTGTCCAAATTATTTAATCCAAAACTGAGAGCTGAAGCGGAATAAGCCATGGTATCGGTTCCGTGCAATATCACAAACCCGTCAAAATTTTCATATTCCTGTTCAATGCAATCGGCAAGTTGAATCCAGTGGGATGCATTCAGATCTGAACTGTCTTCGAAAAACAAAGGAATAGTGTTGATTTTTGCGATCTCATTCAGCTCAGGAATCTCTTCATAAAGAATTTTGGACCAGGCCTCGGGATCAAGTTCAACCCCGGCTCCTTTGGCGTTCATGGCTATGGTTCCGCCGGTTTGTATCAATAATATTTTTTTCATGTTGATTTATTCGTGCTTCCGATTATTTTTGATCTTCACATACTGTTCAAGAAGTATGAGTACTGTTCATTGATTTTGTGGCGCAGAGATGTAGCCCTTTGACAAGTTAAAACCTGTTATTAAGAAAACACACTTGAAACTTTGCCACTAAAGCTCGAAAACACTGAGTATAAATTATTTTCGTGCTTTAGTGTTTTGGTGGCACTTTAAAAAGGAGTAACCATGAAAGTATACAATCCTACCCGTATTCGTAATGTTGTTTTGCTGGGGCATTCCGGCTCCGGAAAAACAACGCTGGCCGAAACGATGCTTTTCGAGGCCGGAGCCATCAACCGACGAGGTTCGGTAGAAGAAAAGAATACCGTTTCTGATTATTACCCCTTGGAAAAAGAGAAGCAGAAATCTATTCATTCTTCTTTTATGAATTTAGACTGGCGCGGGCACAAAATTAATCTTATTGATACCCCGGGGACGGCAGATTATATCGGAGAAGTAGCAGGAGCCGTTCGTATAGCCGATACAGCCATTTTTGTCTTAAATGCGGAACAGGGAGTGGAGACAGCCACGAATTCACTCTGGAAATATGTACATAAATATAACGTACCGTCAATGTTCATGGTGAATAAGCTAGACAGTGATCATTCTGATTTTTGGAAAACGGTAGATGAGGCTCGCGAACAATTTGGCCGGGAAGTGACGGTAGTTCAATATCCATTTAGTGAAGGGCAAGATTTTCATGCAATTATTGATGTATTGCGCATGACCATGTATGAGTTTCCCGATGGTGGAGGGAAACCGGATAAACTTCCAATACCGGATTCCCAGCGTGCTCAGGCGGAAAAATTACATCAGGAATTGGTAGAAACTATCGCTGAAAATGATGAAACGTTGATGGACATCTATTTTGAACATGGTGA from Gracilimonas sp. harbors:
- a CDS encoding asparaginase, yielding MKKILLIQTGGTIAMNAKGAGVELDPEAWSKILYEEIPELNEIAKINTIPLFFEDSSDLNASHWIQLADCIEQEYENFDGFVILHGTDTMAYSASALSFGLNNLDKPVIFTGSQLPMSSIRSDARRNLVNAIELATMPFKEVGICFNDALYRGNRATKMSIGDFDAFGSPNFSPLADIGIQIETRVSAEFGSGDFKNAAKFSDEVFVLTAHPNLNPELLEGLNLKKIRAVIIRAFGSGNFCIKGKNSLLPFLDKCRDHDVTVAIVSQADFDSVDLTQYTAGRAALKHGAISGNDMTLEAALTKLMFLLAHYDSKTDIEELFQQSIVGEL
- a CDS encoding DUF4168 domain-containing protein; this encodes MLKYILSITIALTMLACSSDQEAQEPGQNTDDQQAQQQFEPNQPAPEIEVSDEELEQFTEVSMVAQEIQMGSQQEMLAIVEEEGLDVETYNVIAEARFNDQSDEELDVSSDDLEKFDAASEQIELIQQDVEDKMAEAVEAEGMEMDRFMEINMALQRDQELQQRVQQMMMEKMQEETQGQ
- a CDS encoding TonB-dependent receptor — protein: MKYLILSILFLAGAFSSGNAFAEDSYLLSGTVTDSETGEPISFAYVHIEELNRTSVADANGRYQIKNVPAGNFTLSIHRIGYRTQTKEIAIKEADEVVNIQLSPTVLGSQSVEVVGQGEDLKGSNLEHASKKVFGSDLRRNLGNTLSQTLSNLAGFDERKMGSAPGRPVIRGLGDERVLILQDGVRSGDVSAQSADHAVTIDPISAQEVEIARGPQALAYGANAIGGVINVVRNQIETSLPARTTGNFTLNGESVSKGGSAALDATIPYKNFALSLNLNGRTAHDISTPLGGIDNTYYNSTNNAAGISWIRDWGYIGGAFSTYFNNYGIPPDPQGHPNGVDIEMEKFQYDIKSEIVLRSDFLKVIEGDFSIKNYTHREIESSGALGTQFGLVTTNADLKAKHNSLGILDKGSFGFWGEIEDYAIIGAGTPDANSYKFGAYIIEEADFGGLHLEGGLRFDWVLNKPDEEEPDSRIGNIRERTFPALSSSVAVIYSINRRISLGTSLLHSFRAPSLEELYSEGPHLASYSYEIGNPELDPERGLAKELFVRYQSDRANAEVAIFHNGFSNYLYAQDTGRPNNRRPDLNDYQFVGAEAVLYGAELSGELQLFRNFVLDASASYTLAERDVPQAEQDTTGYNSDTRPLPQIPPLKGKVSFKYTKDGLELGTRVRMAAEQNRTGEFETPTDSYTLLDAFAQYRMEGGKLLHTFSLNVNNILNQEYYNHLSRIKDLRPEPGINVSLLYRVYF
- a CDS encoding ribonuclease H-like domain-containing protein; protein product: MFFIFDVETVPDFEFIRRVLADQDSDEELLLEKASEELARNASGFLPPMYHRMVSWVGLWIENTGGPKQKVAWSGEDEKEGLKQVFDAIGTYKDFGLIHHNGKGFDIPVLTYRAMKHGLQMPLRMHDYDIRYRYSRHNIDLVDEFSNYGASSWPKLKHLGQLIGIPFKQTGEGNEVLAMFRRGELDLIEHYCYEDVMATYIVWLYHQFTAGHIPEDQFNNLKDRAMSKLEEIQAGPPK
- the ppdK gene encoding pyruvate, phosphate dikinase, with the protein product MGLPDKFVYKFGKLTTDGNRGMKPILGGKGANLAEMSTIGIPVPPGFTISTEACKQTIDNQMEWPEKLFDQVVEGVKHIESEMGLKLGDEKNPLLISVRSGAAVSMPGMMDTILNLGINDNVVEAIIRKTNNERFAYDSYRRFIDMFGNVVMGVGHDHFEEAIENLKKEVGVELDVELTAAHLRELTDRYKAIYRKVTGHMFPDDPMEQLRFAVNAVFNSWNSARAIKYRQISNIHGLIGTAVNVQAMVFGNMGESSGTGVCFTRNPSTGESKLYGEFLTNAQGEDVVAGIRTPSHIDELEQKSPDIYKELLSYTRQLEAHYKNMQDIEFTIQDENLYILQTRNGKRTGTAAVKIAVDLVLEGVLSQKDAIRDLVDPEHIEQLLHPQFKEDALGENKVIGTGLPASPGAAVGKVVFDSKLAEDSEDPVILVRIETSPEDVGGMSSAEGILTSRGGMTSHAAVVARGWGKPCVAGCSDIVINYKTKSFTNGKITVKEGDWISLNGSTGDVILGQKELTEPEFGDEYRTFMDWVGTVEEMKVRTNAETPEDAQLARSYGAKGIGLARTEHMFFKPGRVNFMRRMIIANSKKERIEALNNLLPFQKQDFIEIFEAMEGLPVTIRLLDPPLHEFLPQEKEEIAKVADELGVSFEILMNKVNQLKEFNPMLGHRGCRLGITYPEITEMQTRAIIEAAIELVKAGKKVFPEIMIPLVGSIEEFRHQREVVDRVAKEILSKVDENVDYLVGTMIEIPRAAILADQIAEEADFFSFGTNDLTQLTYGFSRDDAVKFLPIYIAKGMLKQDPFQVLDEEGVGQFVQAGTRLGRMTNPDLKVGICGEHGGDPSSINFAYETGLNYVSCSPFRVPVAHLASAQAVLRKKNIEEKPDEELVRPFDH